The stretch of DNA AGATCAGATCGTCCAACTCTCCGCCACGCAAAGCACGAGCCGAACTTTCGCCCATGGCCCAGCGCAGCGCTTCGACAACGTTGGATTTACCGCATCCATTCGGGCCGACGATGCCCGTCAGTCCCGGTAATATCTCAACCGTGGCGGGATCGGCGAAACTTTTAAAGCCTGCAATCCGCAGGCGAGTGATTTTAGCGGTCATACGCCTACGGAAATATTAGAAAGAAATTAGCCGGCTGCTTTTTCGACCTGCTTGGCGAAAGCGTCGTACGTCAGCAACTCTTCCGTATAGGGTGTCTCGTTAAAGCGGAAGTAAGGCGTGCCGCCGATATTGTATTTCGCCTGATCCGCGTCCTGCATGTTGACGATCGCCTGGCGGAACGCATCGTCTTGATCGATTTTCTGGAACTGCTCGGCGGAAAGGCCAGCCAGCGCCGCCATGCGCTGAAGCTGCTGCTTGGGGTCGATATCGCGCGCGAAGGCCCAACGATCCTGACTGGAGAGGAGCGATTCGACGAACGGCTCGTAACGATCGATTGGCAAGGATCGCGCCAGCATGGCCGCGAGCAACGCAACCTGATCCAGCGGGAAATCATGATAGACGTAACAGACCTTCCCGGTGTCGATCAGCTTTTGCTTCACTTCGGGGAAAACCGTCATTTGGAAATGCGCGCAATGCGTGCAGGTGAGCGAGAACCATTCGCCTACTTTCACCTTCGCGTTCGGATTGCCGATCATACGAGGCGTCAGGCGGGCATCTTCCGCGCGCGCACGCGGCATGAGCGCAAGAGCGGGGAGAGCGGCGAGCAGGCTGCGGCGTCGCAGGGACATGACTGAAAACTCCAAAGGACGGACTGATTTTAAAACGAGAAAAACCCGCGCGCTCCGCTCAGGTCAAGAGCGCGGCGGGAAGGAGAATTTAGCGATCGGCGTCGCTTTCATGATCGGCGCTGCGCTCGCGCTTCACCCAATCGGCAGGAACGCGCATGCGCAAGGCGCGGATATGGCGTGCGTCCGCATCCGTGATCCGAAAGACCAGCCCGCTCTCATGTGTGAAAACTTCGCCGCGAATAGGCACATGCCCCGCAAGCCGGAAGACGAGACCGCCCACGGTTTCGATTTCGGCCTCGCGTTCGGCATCCGTTAGGACCGCCCCCATCTTCGCTTCGAGTTCTTCGACGGGGAGGCGCGCATCGAGGTCGAACGAACCATCCGGACGTTCCGTCAACATGGCCGAGACCGGCTCGTCATGCTCGTCCGAAATATCGCCGACGATGGTTTCCACCAGATCCTCGATCGTCACTAACCCGTCGATGCCGCCATATTCGTCGATCACCAATGCCAGATGCATCCGGCGCTGGCGCATTTGCAGCAGAAGATCGAGAACAGGGATTTGCGGCGCGACCATCAGGGGCTGGCGTAAAAGCGCCTCGATATTGAACGCTTCTGATGTGCCGACATAGGCGATTAGATCTTTGACGTGGATCATGCCGACGATGTTGTCGAGCTGCTCACGATAGACCGGCACCCGCGAATGATTCTCGCGCCGCATGAAGTCCAACGCTTCATCGAGCGTCAGATCGGCGGACATCGCCACGATATCCGCGCGCGGCACCATAACGTCGTCTGCCGTCGTCTCCCGGAGATGAAGCACGTTGGTGATGAGCGCGCGTTCCTGCCGGTCCAATTCCGGGCGCGAGCCTGGCTCGGCATTGGGAGCCGCCGCTTCTTCCACCAGCGCTGCGATCGAATGACGCAGGCCGTGTTCGCGATTCTTGCGGTTGAACAGGCCGAACAGGCTTTTTCCGTTACGTCGGCTCTGACTGTCGTCCGCTTCACTCATGACATCGCCCTTCCGCCCATGCGCCATGGATTGGCCACGCCAAGCGTGGAAAGAATCCGCGTCTCCAACGCTTCCATCATGCGGGCTTCACCCGCTGCATGATGGTCATGCCCGGCGAGATGTAAAAGCCCATGCACGATAAGATGCGTCAGATGCGCGCCGACGCTGCGGTGCGCCGCCCTGGCTTCTCGTTGCACGGTTTCGAAACCAAGCACGATATCGCCATCCCCGAATCCTTCCGGGGCTTCAAACGTCAGCACGTTGGTCGGCTTGTTGCGCCCACGAAAATCGTGATTGAGGCGACGGACGGCACGGTCCGCCTCCAGGAGAATATTGGGCGCGCGTGGACGATCCAGATAATGCGCCGCCGCTTGAACGGCGCGCGAAATGCGCCGCTCCAGGTGGGGCACCGCCGAACGCCATCTGCGATCGGCGACGATCACGTCTGGAGGGGAGAGAACCTCGCGGTGAAGGGAAACAGCCGCGAGGCGAGGGGTCTGGGTATGACTACTTCGAGGTTCCATCGTATTCCCGGCGCGATCTACCTCGGGAGAAGTCCCGTGCCGCTACCGCACGTTGATCATAAGCATCCACGATGCGCGCGACCAGGGGATGTCGCACGACGTCGTGAGAATCGAACCGGGTAATTCCGATTCCTGGAAGGCCTTCCAGTGTTTCCACCGCTTCACGCAAGCCGGATTGCACACCGTTCGGAAGGTCGATCTGGCTCAAATCCCCTGTAATCGCCATGCGCGTGCCCTGGCCCATACGGGTGAGGAACATTTTCATCTGCGCAGGCGTGGTGTTTTGCGCCTCGTCGAGAATCACATAGGCATGCGCCAAGGTGCGGCCACGCATGAAGGCGAGGGGAGCCACTTCGATCTCGCCATTGGCCATGCGGCGCATGACCTGATCACCCGGCATCATGTCGTTTAGCGCATCGTAGAGAGGGCGCAGATAGGGGTCGATCTTCTCGCGCATGTCTCCCGGCAGGAAACCGAGCCGCTCTCCCGCTTCCACCGCAGGGCGGGAGAGGATAATTCGGTCCACCTGTCCGGCTTGCAACATGGCAACGGCCTGCGCCACGGCCAGATAGGTCTTGCCCGTTCCCGCCGGGCCGATACCGAATGTCAGTTCCGTGCGGGCCAGCATTTCCATATAGGCCGCTTGCCCACGCGAACGTGGCGCGATTGCGCCTCGTTTGGTGCGGATGGCCGGCAGATCGAGCAGCGGCAATCGTGGATCGGCGGCAGGTGCTTCCGATGTGCGAGCCGCACGGTGCGGTTTGGGAGGGGCGGTAAGGCGGATCACGCTATCAACCTCCGAACTGTCGATCTTGCCGCCATGTTCGAGCTGGTTGTAGAGCGCGGTAATGGCGGCCTGAGCGCGGGAAACCTGCGCGGCTTCACCGGCAATGGCGATTTTATTGCCCCGGCAAGACAACCGCACGTCGAAACCTTGCTCCAATCTGAGCAAATGTCGATCGTGATCGCCAAGGAGTTGCTGGAGGAGGATGTTATCCCCGAAGCGCAGCGCGACCGTGCGCTGCCCTTGTTCGGAAGCTGTTTCATGAACGCCGGGGCTTTGCCGGTCGTCATGCAGCGAAGTCCCGCGTGCGGGATGCGATTGGATTGCCGAGGTTTGGCTCAAGCGCAGGCTCTCTCCCGTATGAGTGTACCGGCCAGCGAATTGGTGAGACGCTGGGTTATCGCCACCTGCGCGATCTGGCCGATCAATTCATCCGGGCCTTCGACATGCACAGGTTGCAGATAGGGGGAACGTCCGGACAGTTGGCCGGGTTTGCGGCCACGCCCAGTAAACAACACAGGCAAGGTGCGGCCGACCATATCGGCGTTGAACGCATCCTGTTGCTCGCGCAGCAGAGCTTGAAGCTTCTGAAGGCGCTCATCCTTCACCGCTTCGTCAACCTGGAAAGGTTGCCCGGCGGCCGGCGTGCCCGGGCGGGGCGAATATTTGAAGGAGAATGCCTGCGCGAAGCCGATATCGCGGATCAACTGCATCGTCGCTTCGAAATCTTCCTCTGTCTCGCCGGGATGGCCTACGATGAAATCCGAGGAAAGCGCTAAATCCGGACGCGCTTCACGCAGCCGACGTACGACCTCTCGATATTCCTGCGCCGTATGGCCCCGGTTCATCGCTTTCAGGATTTTGTCGGACCCCGATTGCACCGGCAGGTGGAGGAACGGCATCAGCGCGGCATTATCCCGGTGTGCATCGATCAGGGATTGATCGACGTCGCGCGGGTGCGAGGTGGTGTAGCGAATACGCTCCAACCCCGGAATGAGCGCCAGGTTTCCCGCCAATCCCGCCAGGGTGGCGCTTCCACCTTCGCCGTCATCTCCATGATAGGCGTTGACGTTCTGGCCCAGAAGCGTGATTTCCCGCACGCCGCTTGCGGCCATCCGCTGAGCTTCCGCTATGACGGAAGCCACGGAACGGCTGGTTTCCGCACCGCGCGTGTAGGGCACGACGCAGAAGGAGCAGAACTTATCGCAGCCTTCCTGAATGGTAAGGAAGGCGGTGAGATTGCCTTCCGTTTGAGGAGCGGCGGCATTGGGCAGGAAATCGAATTTCGTTTCGACCGGAAAATCCGTATCGATCACAGCGCCGCCAGCGCGTGCGGCGCGCGCCACCATCTCCGGTAGACGATGATAGGTTTGTGGCCCGAGCACGATATCGACATAAGGCGCGCGGGCGAGAATTTCCTCCCCTTCCGCCTGCGCCACGCAACCGGCAACGGCGATAACCGTCTTGCCCAGACCCGCGGCTTTGCGTTCCTCGCCGATTTTTCGCAGGCGCCCGAGTTCGGAAAAGACCTTCTCCGCCGCGCGTTCGCGAATGTGGCAGGTATTGAGGATGACCATATCCGCCGCTTCGGGCGCATCGACGGGCGCGTAACCGAGGGGGCGCAGAACATCCGTCATGCGGGCGCTGTCATAAACGTTCATCTGGCAGCCCCAGGTAATGACATGCAGACCCCGCGTGTCCGTATTCTGCACCTGAAGTGTTTCGTCCTGTCGAGAGAGCGTCTGAGACGTCACGCCGATCTTTCCTTGCCAGCCCATATTAATATCATGCGGGCGAAAAACGCCCTCTTGGGCGCAGACATCGTGCGGATCGCTTGCGCAATCAAGCCTGAAAATGCTCGAAGCCGCACCGCGAACGCACCAAAGAGATGTCGCAAGGCTGAATGATTGGATTCGTCTCCAACATGCCGCGTTCAGTAACCGTTCGAACTTTGAAGAAGATGCAAGGGCGAAGTCAAGCACGCGAAGGTCATGCCTACCGGTCCATCTCGGGGTTTTGATGTAGATCCGCTACGCCTTTGGAAATGACCTGATGCACCAGGGCGGAAAGATCCTTACGCGTGCGGCAAGATTCCGGCGCGATCGGCGGATGAAGAATGATGCTGGCGCGCATGGAGCGCCATTGCGTGACTTTCCAGATATGGGGAGCGAGTTCCATGTCCCCATACCAAGCGAAAGCCGTGCGCCGTGCGCGCCCGACGGGTAGTCCCTCAAGCCGATCATAGACGATGGAGATCGGCTGGATCAGAACGGGAGGTGGGGGAGGAACGCCGTCTGGGTCCTGCCGGCTCGGTTTGGCGATGGCGAAAAAGGATGAGAGGAACGGCAAAACGCGCGAACCATCCGTCGATGTGCCTTCCGGGAAGAGGATCAGATTATCGCCATTGGCTAGTCGTTCCGTCATGGCGCGCAACTCACGCCCGGTATTGTTGCGTTGTCGACTGACGAAAATCGTTCGTCCCAACCGTGCCAATGTGCCGATGATCGGCCAATCGGCGATCTGCTGCTTGGCGACGAAGACGGTAGGCAGAATGCCACCCACCACGGCGATATCCAGCCAGGATGAGTGATTGGCGACGAAAATGACTGGTTTTTGTCCAAGCGTGACGGCTTGCGCATCGCGGATCGTGCCGGCGACAGTGCCGACGACGCGCACGCGTAAGCCGAGGATACGGCACACGCTGGCCCAATAATACCGCGCGAAACGGATTTTGCTTTTGCCTGTGCTGCGAATCAGAATGGTCTGCGGCACGCTGGCCACCAACGTCCAGACACAAGTCAACGCGATGCGCCGGATAGCACGCAAGCGACGAAGACCGCCGCGTATGGCCGAGTAGGATGCTGGAGCGTAGTGTTCATCCAGGCTGGCCACGTCCCAAATCGGAGGACGGTGCATTCTTGCATCATTCATTGTCAGGAAGTTAACGCAAAAGTAAGCTGGGCGACAACTCGATTTAATTGGCAAACGGTTCTTTATCTTGACAGAGAGTGACAGGTTGCGGCCTCTGCTAACGGCAAGCGTTCAGGATCGGAACGCTGAATGCCATAAAGATTTCGTACCTTTGCTCGGAGAGACGGTCAGGTTGAACCGTACACCAGACACGCCCCCCGCACCTTATTCGCGCTTCAGACGTTTATTTGTCCTTTTGCTGCCACGCTCGTCTCCGTCCGCCCGTGTGAGCCTGTTGCTTTCGGCAAGCGCATTTTGCGGTGCATCCTTGTTCTGGGGCGAGTTCTTGGCTTCCGCTCAGGCGGCGGACCCGCAGCCTTATAGCGTCAAGATCGTGCCGACCGGGCAAGCGGACCTCGATTCGATGATGCAGGCCTCTTCCATGCTGGCGTCGTTGCAGAAAACGGCGGCGGTCGGCCCTTATGCGCTGGCTGGTCGTATTCGCAGCGATTACGACCGCATCAGCAACGCCTTGGAGAGCCAGGGCTATTACGCTGGAACCGTTACAATCCGCGTTTCCTTGCCCGGCGGAAGCGTCGAGGGGCGCGATCCCGCGTTGCCGGATCGGCTCTCCGCCGTGCCCGCGAAGAAAAGCGTTTCCATCACCATTTCCGCATCCAAAGGCCCGCTTTTTCATTTGGGCCATATCAGCTTGGTCAGCGGACCGCTCTCCGGCGAAACGGACAAGCCCAAGAGCACGGCAGACGCTCCGCAGGCTTCGCCCAGTTCTGCGCCGCCTCAAAATGGCGCAAAGCAAAGCGGCGCAGCATCCGGCAAGGCTGGCGATACGGCTTCGCCAAAGCCTACGCCCGCAGCACCTCCTCCGGCTCCGATCGTTCTCAACACCGAGCAAAATACTTCTTTTGGTTTGGAAGCGGGGCAGCCTGCCATCGCCTCCGATGTGTTGGCCGCGCAGAGCCGGTTGCTGAGCACGCTTCAGGAAGAAGGGCATGCTTTGGCGAATGTGAGCACGCCGGTAGCTTATCTGCGCCCTCAAACGCACACGCTGGACATCGAATTTCATATCGGGATAGGGCCGGTGGTGGATATCGGCCCAGTTTCCTTCACGGGGCAGAAACGAACGCGGCTTAGCTATCTGCGTCGCCGGGTCATGGTTCATGAGGGTGAGCTTTATCAACCATCGAAAATCGAATCTGCGCGGCAGGATCTCGCTTCGGTCGGCGTGTTCTCATCGGTGGGTGTCAACGATGCGCCGCCTCTGGTGCAAATGGCGCAGGGGCAGGGCACGCCGGGCGTTACCCAGGCCATGCCGCTCAATTTCACTTTCAAGGAAGCCAAACGCCGCACCGTTTCGGCGCAGATCGGCTATTCGACCGACCTTGGCGGACGTGTCGGTGCAAGCTGGACGCATCACAATCTGTTGGGCGGTGCGGAGCAGTTGAGGCTAACCGCTCTGATTACAGGCTTGGGTGGATCGGCTCAGCAAGGTTTGGGCTATGATGTCTATGCCGATTTCTTGAAGCCGGATTTCCTCCGCCGTAATCAAAACCTCAGCCTACGCGTCGAAGGCATCCGCCAGTTGCTTTATTCCTATCACCAAACGGCATTGTTGGTGCGGGGTGGTATCATTCGCCGCTTGGACCGGCATTGGAGCATCGCGGGCAGTCTTTCCGTCGAGCAGGAAGCCATCCGGCAGTTTGGCGATACGCGTAACTATTTTATCGCCTCTATTCCGCTGAGCGCGACCTTCGACAACACCGATCTTTCCAACCCGATCGACCCGGCAACGCATGGCATGCGCGCGAACGTCAATATCACGCCATCTGAATCGCTTGAGAATGGCAGTTCGTTCTTCACCGTCATGAGTGGCAGCGTTTCGACCTATTTCGATCTGCATCGAATCGGATTGTCGCGTCCTGGTCGTAGCGTGATCGCCGTGCGTGGTTTGGTCGGTTCCGTTCAAGGCGCTTCGACCTATCAGATTCCGCCCGATCAGCGTCTCTATGCTGGTGGCCCGGCGACAGTGCGCGGTTTCCGCTATCAGGGTGTCGGCCCGCAATACGGAAAATACGGAATTGGCGGCACCTCGCTCGATGCTGGGTCGGTCGAATATCGCCAGCGGATTCTCAAAAGTTTCGGTGCGGCGGCATTCGTCGATGCCGGGCAGGTCGGGGCGGGGAGCCGCCCGTTCCAAGGCACTTTGCGCGTCGGCTATGGCGCGGGTGTGCGGTATTATACTCCGATCGGCCCTGTACGGCTGGATGTGGCGCTGCCAGTCAATCGCCCGCCGCATGGCGATCGTTGGGAACTCTATATCGGATTGGGGGAAACGTTCTGATGACCGCCGACGCCCCCAAAAAACCGCATCGCCGTCGCCGCATCATCGCCTGGGTTGCCGGGCTGGCATTGGGCGTTCCTGTCGGGTTGTTGACCGTTACGGTCGCGACAGTGTTGGTGGCGGCCAACACAGCGCCAGGGCAGCGTTATATCGCTCATGAAACGAGCGCGCTCACCGGCGGTATGGTGCAGATCGACGGGTTCAGCGGCACATTCCCCACTTCGCTGCGCATCCGGCATCTGGCGGTGAACGATGCCAAGGGAAGCTGGCTTACCGTTGACGATCTGGCTTTAGGGTGGTCGCCGCTCGCCTTGATTCATATGGATGTCTCGGCGCAATATCTTACGGCGAGCAAATTGGCGGTCATTCGCCTTCCGGAATCGAGCAGTCAAACCGAGCCGCAGAAAACGGCCTCTACAGGCAAATCCTCGCTCCATTTCCGTATCGATCTGGCCAAAATCCAGGTGGATCGGATCGAAGTCGGCGCGCCATTGGCGGGCGTTCCCGCCGCCTTTGCTCTGAACGGCCATGTAAAGCTGCAAGATTTGGCCCCGGTATTGGACGGGCTGGCGCTCGATCACCTGCCGCGTAGCGACATCGGTATCGATCTGAAGCGTCTCGACGGGCCGGGGCATCTGGCGCTGGATTTCTCCTCGCCGCGCGGGGCGATCGGTATCCATCTCGTGGCGCAGGACGGCGCGGGCGGCTTCATTACGAGCGTCGCGAAGATGGAGCAGTTCGATCCGGCGGATCTGCGGTTGGATTTGCATGGGCCGCTCCAACAGGCTCGTCTGGATTTCGGGGCAAAGGCCGGGCCGGTCACGGCGTCCATCGCAGGGCCGCTTGACCTGTTGAAAAACAGAGGCGATCTGACCATCCACGCGCAAGCGCCGGCGATGTCGCCGCAGCCCAGCATTGCCTGGAACGCGATGAATCTCGCCGCCCATGTGAAAGGGGATTTGAAAGCTCCGGCGGGCGATGGCGCTTTGGATATCGATCAGTTGGCGGCCAATGGCGCGGCGATCGGCCATCTGCGCGCCACGTTCGACGGCGATGACAGCGCGGATGAGACCGCATCGCGCGTGCATTTGCATATGACCGCCGATGGGCTGCGCGTTCCGGGCGCACCGCCAGCTTTGTTAGCGTCCGCGCCGCTCGTGGCCGATTTGGTCTTGCATCCCAAGGCTCAAGGCATGCCCGTGACCTTGAACGTCACGCATCCTCTGGTGCAACTCGGCGCGCAGGCGATGCTGAAGCCCGCCGCCCATGGCGCTCTGGACCTGACTCTGCCGAACCTCACGCCTTTGGGGCAGATCGGTAAGGTCGATCTGGCTGGACATGACGTCACGCATGCTGATTTCGCGTTGCCCGAGACAGTGCAACAGGCTTTGACGCTGAATGTCATCAGCGCGTTAGCGATCACCGGGGGTATGAAACCGGCGGTGGGCCTTGTGGGGCCGGATGGAAAACTGGCGTTGAATCTCGCCATGACCACTCAGGGCGAGGGGAAAGCTCAATCTCGGCATATCGATATCAAGCATCTGACATTCGACGGGCGCGCCGTTCATCTTAAGGATGAGGGGCAGGTCGATCTCGCGGATAAGACGACGCTCGCCACGCAAGCGCATTTGACGCTGACCGATCTTACCCGGATCGATCCGAGTTTGCGCGGCCATACGGATATCGACCTCGAAGCCCAGGGTGCGACGGACGACCTGGCCGCCAAGACGCATATTGCGGCGCTATTCGGCACGAAGACCGTGCCGCAAGGCCCGATCACACTGGATGCGGCTTTTACGCATCTGCCTAAAGCGCCGGAAGGGACGATTACGGCATCTGGCACGCTGGATCGGGCGAATTTGCTGTTGGATACGGCTCTATCGCGCGATGAACAGGGCAATAGCCATATCGACCTACACAAACTCGATTGGAATAGCTTAACGGGCCGTGGCAAGTTGATGCTTCCCAATGGGGCGAAAGTGCCTTTGGGCGACATGGATATTCAAGCGCGCAATCTGGCCGACTTCAGCGCGTTGGTGGGCCAAAAGCTGGCCGGGCATCTGGGCCTGACGGTGCATACGACGCAACCGGATACGCATAAGCCGCCGCGTGTCGCGTTGAGTTTGGGCGGCATGGTTCGTTCTGACGCGGCGAGTGTCGGCAAGCTCGATTTGGGCGGGACGGTCGTGGATCCGGCAGGAGATCCCGATCTCGACATGAAGCTGGCGGTGAATGGCCTGAGCGCACAGGGCATTACCGGTCAGGCCAACGCTACTGCGCTTGGAAAGCAATCCGCGCTGGCGATAACGGCGAAAGCCAATCTTCAGAACGTCATGGACGCGCCCGCCAATCTGGATACCGCGCTCTTATTGAATCTGCCTAAGAAGCAGGTGCGCCTGGACAGATTGACGGGCGTGGTGAAGGGCGAGGCCTTGCGTCTGGCCAGCCCGGCCTTGGTATCGTTCGGGGAAAAGATGGGCGTGGACCGGCTCCGCCTCAGCGTTGCGCCGCCCGGCGTGGCGCCTGCGAGCCTGGACGTGGCGGGAACGATCAAACCGGCGCTGAATATGCAGGCGCGCGTGGACCATCTGACGCCTGCACTGGCGAAACCATTTGCGCCATCTCTGGACGCGGTGGGAACGCTCTCCGCCCAGGCGAAGCTCGGTGGAACGTTGGAAAAGCCGACCGGTAACGCAAGCCTGACGGCGCGAGGCGTGCGGATGCGTACAGGTCCGGCAGCCTCCTTGCCGCCTGCATCCATGGATGCGACGGTCGCCTTGCTCGGCACCAGCGCGCGTATCGATACGGCGCTCAATGCGGGCAGTAAGATTGCGCTGACCGTGCGCGGCACGGCGCCGACGGGCAAGACCGGACCGTTAGCACTGAACGCAAACGGGCACGTCGATCTCTCCGTCGCCAATGCGGTTGCCGGTGCTCAGGGCATGGCGCTCGGCGGGCAGGTCGCGGTCAATATGGGCGTGGCCGGGACCATGGCGGCGCCGCGTGCTACGGGGCAGATCGGCCTTCAGCAGGTGAGTTTCAACGATTACGCTCAGGGCGTGCGGCTTTCCGACATCAATGGCGCGCTTGTTGCCAGTGGCGATAGTCTTGCCCTGCAGAACATCGTGGCTAAAGCGGGCAGCGGCACGATCGGCTTGAACGGCACGGTGGGCGTGCTGCGCGCCGGTATGCCGCTCGATTTGCATATCGTGGCGCAGAAGGCTCAGCCGATCACCAGCGACTTGCTGACGATGATGCTCGATAGCGATCTGCATATCTATGGCCAGGCGACGACGCGGCTCGACGTGGACGGCAAATTACGCATTCCAACGGCGACGGTGAACATTCCCAACTCCATGCCGGCCTCGGTGCCGCAGCTTGAGGTGATCCGCCCGGGGCAGAAAGCGCCGACGCGCGAATCCAGCCTTCTGATCGGGTTGAATATCGATGTGATTTCGCCAGGTTCGTTCTTCGTCCGTGGGCATGGTCTGGACGCTGAAATGATGGGCAAGCTGCATGTCGGGGGATTGAGCAGCGCGCCGCAGGTGAGCGGCGGCTTCGATCTACGGCGCGGCAATTTCAATCTGGCGGGAATCAACCTTAATTTCACGCATGGGCGTGTGGGTTTCAACGGCAGCGGCGTGACGCATAAGCTAGATCCGACCTTGGATTTCCGCGCCGACCGTAACGTGCAAGGCACATTGGCCAGCTTGCTCGTCACGGGATATGCGAGCGAGCCGAAGATCGATTTCACGTCGTCGCCATCCTTGCCGCGCGATCAGGTGCTGGCAATGCTGCTTTTCGGCACGACGACGGCTTCGCTCTCCACCACGCAGATGGCGGAATTGGGTGCGGCCGTGGCGCAGATCGCCGGGGGTTCGAGCTTCGATCCGCTCGGAAAAATCCGCAATACGTTAGGGCTCGATCGCTTCGCCGTAGGCGGCGGCAATGGCGTGGATAATGGCGGAGCCAGCTTGGAAGCCGGCAAATATGTGATGAAGGGCGTGTATGTCGGCGCCAAGCAAGCGACGTCTGGTTCGGGGACGCAGGCGCAGGTTCAGGTCGATCTCACCAAAAGGCTCAAACTTAACACGACGGTCGGCACCGGCGGGCAGGTCAACGGCTTTACCACGCCGGAGAACGACCCTGGGTCCAGCGTCGGGTTAAGTTATGGCTTCGATTACTGAGCCAACGCTACGTTTTGGTAAATCCAATTGGCACGGGCGCGCGTGGGTTCGATGAGCGCTGCGTTCGGTGCGTCCGTTTTGGCGATCCATGCTTGCGCTTCCGTTTGCGTGCGCCCAAACACCATATGGCGCGCCGCAAGCCAGGATTCCCGGTCGTGCTTATCCGTATCGACGAACCAAGCCTCATCGAGCAAGGTGCGGATCGGCGCCCAGGCATCGTCGCAAAGAAGGTAGTTTCCTTCAACGATGATCAGGCGCGCCTCCGTTGGAATTGGGATAGCCCCTGCGATCGGCTCTTCGATCTCGCGCTGAAAAAGCGGGGCGTAGATGATACCGCTTTCGCCCGCGCGTAGACGGTGCAAAAGAGCGACGAAACCGCTCGCATCGAAAGTATCGGGCGCGCCTTTACGGCCCGCGCGGCCAAGGCGTTCCAACTCAATATTGGCGAGATGGAACCCGTCCATCGGCACGACGACGGAACAATCCTGATAGGTCATGCCCAAACGCGCCGCCAGGGTCGATTTCCCGCTGCCCGGCGGCCCGGCCAGGCCGAGAATGCGGCGGCCCGGTTTCGATAGGAGAGCGTCCACGCGCTGGGTTGCGTCTTCGTAAGGGGAAGTCATCGGCGTTCCTCTACGCGTCTTTGCAATTCTCGCGCCACATTTTTCACGACATCGCTCCATTCCCAGGCGCGGGTTTGGCGGATGATGCGCAGGTTCGGATACCAGGGACTATCATGACGCGCTTGCATCCATCGCCAGCAAGGGTTGATTCGATCCATAAGCAGAACGGGTTTCCCCATACCTCCGGCAAGATGTGCGACGGAGGTATCGACGGAAACGACGACATCCAAATTATCGATCAACGCAGCCGTATCACCCATATCGTGGATATCATTCATCACATTCACGATGTCATAAGGCGCTTCGTTCAATTGCTGCGCCGCCTCGCCGAGTTGGAGGCTGTAAAGCCGAATGTTTTCGATTTTCGTGAGTGCCGCCAGGCAGGCAAGCGGCATTGAGCGGCGCTGGTCGATCATATAGGCGTCGGTATTTTCAGGGCGCGGCGCGCCTGCCCAGACGATGCCGATACGCAGAGCATGATCGTCCCTGAGGCGGGCAGCCCATTGCGCCGATAGGGTTGGATCGGCGCTGAGATAGGGGACGGGTGCGCCCATTGGCGTTGCAGTCGCGGCGAAGGCGCGT from Kozakia baliensis encodes:
- a CDS encoding nucleoside/nucleotide kinase family protein gives rise to the protein MTSPYEDATQRVDALLSKPGRRILGLAGPPGSGKSTLAARLGMTYQDCSVVVPMDGFHLANIELERLGRAGRKGAPDTFDASGFVALLHRLRAGESGIIYAPLFQREIEEPIAGAIPIPTEARLIIVEGNYLLCDDAWAPIRTLLDEAWFVDTDKHDRESWLAARHMVFGRTQTEAQAWIAKTDAPNAALIEPTRARANWIYQNVALAQ